The following proteins come from a genomic window of Terribacillus aidingensis:
- a CDS encoding nitric oxide synthase oxygenase yields the protein MQELLEEATEFIQISYQELGKSDKEIQQRLSEIKNEINKNSTYNHTAEELEHGARMAWRNSNRCIGRLFWNGLLVRDAREATNAEEVMEKLFDHIEQATNDGIIKPMITIFSPDANIRIWNHQLLRYAGYETEHGIIGDPASVRFTNVCRNFGWEGKGTMHDILPLVVQVGDQPPVLQEIPADIVKEVQIEHEEYPKLADLDIRWYAVPIISDMKLEIGGITYHAAPFNGWYMGTEIGARNLADEDRYHMLPKVAEVLELDQSKASTLWKDRALVELNIAVLQSFQKSGVTIVDHHTAAKQFAHFEKQEQKAGRNVTGMWSWLIPPMSPAATHIFHKPYKNEIIKPNYFHQEDKY from the coding sequence ATGCAAGAACTATTGGAAGAAGCAACAGAATTCATCCAGATAAGCTATCAAGAACTCGGGAAATCAGATAAAGAAATACAACAGCGCCTGTCTGAGATCAAAAATGAAATAAACAAAAACTCTACATATAACCATACGGCTGAAGAGCTTGAGCACGGAGCTAGAATGGCATGGCGGAATTCGAACCGCTGTATCGGCCGCTTGTTCTGGAATGGCCTTCTTGTAAGAGATGCACGGGAAGCCACGAATGCAGAGGAGGTAATGGAGAAGCTGTTCGATCATATTGAACAAGCTACAAATGATGGAATAATAAAGCCGATGATCACTATCTTCTCACCGGATGCTAATATCCGGATTTGGAATCATCAATTACTTCGGTATGCTGGGTACGAGACAGAGCATGGCATAATCGGTGACCCTGCTTCTGTACGTTTCACCAATGTTTGCAGAAACTTTGGGTGGGAAGGCAAAGGAACGATGCACGACATTCTTCCGCTCGTCGTACAAGTGGGTGACCAACCGCCTGTACTTCAAGAAATACCTGCCGATATAGTGAAGGAGGTCCAAATCGAGCATGAGGAGTATCCCAAACTAGCTGATTTAGATATACGCTGGTATGCAGTTCCGATCATATCAGATATGAAATTGGAAATCGGCGGTATAACCTATCACGCAGCACCTTTCAACGGCTGGTATATGGGTACCGAAATCGGTGCACGGAACCTGGCCGATGAGGACCGCTACCATATGCTGCCGAAAGTCGCAGAGGTTCTTGAACTTGATCAAAGCAAGGCATCTACACTTTGGAAGGATCGCGCATTGGTTGAATTGAATATCGCTGTGCTTCAATCTTTCCAAAAATCCGGTGTTACGATTGTCGATCATCACACTGCCGCTAAGCAATTCGCCCATTTCGAGAAGCAGGAGCAAAAAGCTGGACGTAATGTGACAGGTATGTGGAGCTGGCTCATTCCTCCAATGTCACCTGCAGCAACTCATATCTTCCATAAACCTTATAAGAATGAAATCATCAAGCCAAATTACTTCCATCAAGAAGATAAGTATTAA
- a CDS encoding siderophore ABC transporter substrate-binding protein, with the protein MKKLTLLMTGLLFVLLLAACGSNSDSASGADKEEEKLTIEHELGKTEVAKNPEKIVAFDMGALDTLDKLGVDVAGVPQENLPDYLSKYSSNDYENVGGLKEPDLEKIAEMQPDVIFISGRQSDYYEQLSELAPTIYIGVDTTDYMNSFKKNTETIAQIVGKETEAETALGEIDDAIADLKTKTESMDEKALITLVNDGSVSAYGKASRFGVIHDVYGVPAVDDTIESSTHGQSIGFEYISEKNPDYLFVVDRGAVVEGGSSSAEKVLDNELVNGTNAAKENHIAYLSPDYWYLSGGGLESEMEKVKEVSDALN; encoded by the coding sequence ATGAAGAAACTTACATTATTGATGACAGGTCTATTATTCGTACTTCTGCTAGCAGCATGCGGAAGCAACTCCGATAGTGCAAGCGGTGCAGATAAAGAAGAAGAGAAGCTTACAATTGAGCATGAGCTTGGTAAAACAGAAGTGGCAAAAAATCCAGAGAAGATTGTTGCGTTTGATATGGGCGCATTAGACACATTGGATAAACTCGGTGTCGATGTAGCTGGTGTTCCACAAGAGAACCTTCCTGATTATCTTTCTAAATACAGCAGTAACGACTATGAAAATGTCGGCGGTCTGAAAGAGCCGGATTTAGAGAAAATAGCTGAAATGCAGCCGGATGTCATTTTTATCTCTGGCCGTCAAAGCGACTATTATGAACAGCTTAGTGAGTTAGCACCGACTATTTACATCGGCGTTGATACGACAGATTATATGAACTCATTCAAGAAAAATACAGAAACGATTGCACAAATCGTAGGTAAGGAAACAGAAGCGGAAACAGCGCTGGGTGAAATTGATGATGCTATTGCTGATCTGAAGACGAAAACAGAAAGCATGGATGAAAAAGCACTGATCACACTCGTGAATGACGGCAGTGTAAGTGCATACGGCAAAGCTTCCCGTTTCGGAGTCATCCATGATGTTTACGGAGTGCCCGCAGTGGATGATACAATCGAATCTTCTACGCATGGTCAGTCCATCGGCTTTGAATATATTTCTGAGAAGAATCCAGATTATTTGTTTGTAGTGGATCGAGGCGCTGTCGTTGAAGGCGGTTCATCTTCAGCTGAAAAAGTATTGGACAATGAATTAGTTAATGGTACGAATGCAGCCAAGGAAAACCACATCGCTTACTTAAGTCCGGATTATTGGTATCTATCTGGTGGCGGACTAGAGTCTGAAATGGAAAAAGTGAAAGAAGTATCCGATGCATTAAATTAA
- the tlp gene encoding small acid-soluble spore protein Tlp yields the protein MPNPDNRADNAERIEDTIQHTLQNVHQTEDFVKANSEHLTDEEISFLKEKNERRAASVDSLRHELKEEANYQQNKNK from the coding sequence ATGCCAAACCCGGACAACCGTGCAGACAATGCCGAACGGATTGAGGATACAATCCAGCATACCCTGCAGAATGTGCATCAAACAGAGGACTTCGTCAAAGCGAACAGTGAGCATTTGACGGATGAAGAAATCTCATTTTTGAAAGAGAAGAACGAGCGACGCGCTGCAAGCGTAGATAGTCTTCGTCACGAGTTAAAAGAAGAAGCAAATTACCAACAGAATAAGAATAAATAA
- a CDS encoding undecaprenyl-diphosphate phosphatase — translation MSIIEFFSALIMGLVEGLTEFAPVSSTGHLIIVDDMWLKIHELFNDEVANTFIIVIQLGSILASVIVFWDKFMQILGIRKLQGKTESMPGKQNKFNLGIVIVGLLPAGVLGLLFDDIIDEYLFSVWYVIVALVVGAFFMIFADKVSSKKTETIDSLDGLTYKKAFLIGLFQCISLWPGFSRSGATISGGVILGLNHRVASDFTFIMAVPIMAGASLVSLRNHLHAFTPDVIPFFIVGFISAFIFALIAIRTFLKIISKYKLVPFAYYRIALAIVIVIFLIINN, via the coding sequence ATGAGTATCATTGAGTTCTTTTCGGCCTTGATCATGGGGCTAGTCGAAGGGTTGACAGAGTTTGCCCCGGTTTCATCTACAGGCCACTTGATCATCGTTGATGATATGTGGCTGAAGATCCACGAATTGTTCAACGATGAAGTAGCAAATACTTTCATTATCGTCATTCAGCTTGGCAGCATTTTGGCTTCTGTTATTGTATTTTGGGACAAGTTCATGCAGATCCTTGGTATTCGCAAGCTGCAGGGAAAAACAGAATCGATGCCAGGAAAACAAAACAAGTTCAACCTAGGAATCGTTATTGTTGGCTTGCTGCCGGCAGGGGTTCTTGGGCTATTGTTTGATGATATCATTGACGAGTATCTGTTTTCCGTATGGTACGTTATCGTAGCACTAGTCGTTGGGGCTTTCTTCATGATCTTTGCAGATAAAGTATCATCCAAAAAGACAGAAACAATCGATTCATTAGATGGTCTTACGTATAAAAAAGCTTTTCTGATTGGGTTATTCCAGTGTATCTCTTTATGGCCTGGTTTCTCCCGCTCTGGAGCAACGATTTCCGGCGGTGTCATTCTTGGATTGAATCACCGCGTTGCATCTGACTTCACTTTCATTATGGCAGTGCCTATCATGGCTGGTGCGAGTCTTGTCTCGCTGCGTAATCACTTGCATGCTTTTACACCTGATGTGATTCCATTCTTCATCGTCGGATTCATCAGCGCGTTTATCTTTGCACTGATTGCTATCCGTACATTCTTGAAAATTATTTCCAAATACAAACTCGTTCCCTTCGCCTACTATCGTATCGCTTTGGCGATTGTGATCGTAATCTTCTTGATCATCAACAACTGA
- a CDS encoding alpha/beta-type small acid-soluble spore protein, with protein MTRRNKILVPEAREGLDQLKHKIIQDANQSYQTEQADDLGNRTSRENGKTGGSIGGNMVRELVRMAEENLKHR; from the coding sequence ATGACAAGGCGCAATAAAATACTCGTGCCCGAGGCGCGGGAAGGTCTTGATCAGCTGAAACATAAAATCATTCAGGATGCCAACCAGTCATATCAGACAGAGCAGGCTGATGATTTAGGGAATAGAACGAGCAGAGAAAATGGCAAAACAGGCGGCAGCATTGGCGGTAATATGGTCCGTGAACTTGTACGGATGGCGGAAGAAAATCTGAAGCATCGTTAA
- a CDS encoding DedA family protein, with the protein MDNWITQFMEQFGYFAIVLLMAGENVFPPIPSEIILLFGGFLTTTSDSVTAVGVIIAATIGAVIGAIILYGIGLLLDVERLEKIVDRWGHILRIKKEDIHKADAWFDKYGVWTIFLCRFVPVIRSLISIPAGMSNMNFPLFLIFTTLGTLIWNTVLVLLGLWLGESWTTVETYLGYYQDVVIVVLAILIVLFVIWFIRRNKKKKSS; encoded by the coding sequence ATGGATAATTGGATAACGCAGTTTATGGAACAATTCGGTTACTTTGCGATCGTATTGCTGATGGCAGGCGAAAACGTATTCCCGCCGATCCCCTCAGAGATCATCCTGCTGTTCGGCGGCTTCCTGACAACCACCTCTGATAGTGTCACAGCAGTTGGTGTTATTATCGCGGCAACAATCGGTGCCGTTATTGGAGCTATTATCCTTTATGGCATCGGGCTTCTCTTGGATGTAGAACGTCTGGAGAAAATCGTGGACCGCTGGGGACATATTTTGCGAATAAAAAAAGAAGACATACATAAAGCGGATGCTTGGTTCGATAAGTATGGGGTATGGACAATATTCCTTTGCCGATTTGTACCTGTGATTCGGAGCTTGATTTCCATACCGGCTGGGATGTCCAATATGAATTTCCCGCTGTTCCTCATTTTCACGACATTAGGAACACTCATTTGGAATACAGTATTAGTATTGCTCGGTCTGTGGCTAGGTGAATCCTGGACAACAGTGGAAACATATCTTGGTTACTACCAGGATGTCGTCATCGTAGTACTGGCGATTCTTATCGTCTTGTTCGTCATTTGGTTCATCAGACGGAATAAAAAGAAAAAAAGTAGCTAG
- a CDS encoding ABC transporter permease yields MKLIYLVVITVLLAVCSLFVGVENVSFSALWKMDEESWNIVMISRLPRMLSIVMAGVSLSICGLIMQQLTQNKFVSPTTAGTMDWARLGILVSLLFFTDASPIWKMCIAAAFALFGTLLFMGILQRLKQKDTIFIPLVGIMLGNVVSSIATFFALKFDLVQNMSSWLQGDFSLIMEGRYELLYISVPLLIIAFLFANMFTVAGMGEDFATNLGLPYKYVVNVGLIIVAIITAVVILTVGVIPFLGLIVPNIVSMYRGDNLKNSIWHTGVLGAAFLLICDIAGRLIIYPYEISVGLMVGVIGTGIFLYMLLRRNAYA; encoded by the coding sequence ATGAAGTTGATTTACTTGGTTGTTATTACTGTTCTATTAGCTGTTTGTTCCCTGTTTGTCGGGGTGGAAAACGTGTCATTTTCTGCATTGTGGAAGATGGATGAGGAATCCTGGAATATCGTTATGATCAGCCGGCTGCCGCGCATGCTTAGCATTGTCATGGCTGGAGTAAGTCTCAGCATATGCGGGCTTATCATGCAGCAGCTTACCCAAAATAAATTCGTATCTCCAACAACTGCTGGGACGATGGATTGGGCGAGATTGGGGATTCTTGTTTCCTTGCTGTTCTTCACCGATGCCAGCCCGATATGGAAGATGTGTATCGCTGCTGCTTTTGCTTTATTTGGCACATTGCTTTTCATGGGAATTCTACAGAGGCTGAAGCAGAAGGATACAATTTTTATACCGCTGGTTGGAATTATGCTGGGGAATGTGGTCAGTTCGATCGCAACATTTTTTGCTTTAAAGTTTGACTTGGTTCAAAATATGTCCTCATGGCTTCAAGGAGACTTTTCTTTGATCATGGAAGGACGCTATGAGCTTCTTTACATAAGTGTACCGCTGCTGATCATCGCTTTTCTGTTTGCCAATATGTTCACAGTCGCTGGCATGGGAGAAGACTTCGCAACGAATCTCGGTCTTCCTTACAAATATGTTGTGAATGTAGGATTGATTATTGTCGCAATCATAACTGCAGTTGTCATTTTGACGGTCGGCGTCATTCCGTTTCTCGGTTTGATCGTACCGAATATCGTCAGTATGTACAGGGGCGACAATTTAAAGAACAGTATCTGGCATACAGGTGTGCTTGGTGCAGCATTCCTGCTCATATGTGATATAGCAGGACGTTTGATCATCTATCCATATGAAATCTCGGTAGGTCTCATGGTTGGCGTCATAGGCACAGGTATCTTCCTTTATATGCTGTTAAGGAGAAACGCCTATGCTTAA
- a CDS encoding iron chelate uptake ABC transporter family permease subunit codes for MLKRKIILLIIVALSLAGLYLFIHMNFQAMEYLLRTRLEKILAMILCAVSIGVSTVVFQTITHNRILTPSIMGLDSVYMFIQTIVVFLFGSGTFVILQSDAYFFLTILLMVGFAFGLYQLLFRKGQSNLFLLLLVGLVLGTFFSSLASFMQMIIDPNEFLLIQDSMFASFTDVNTDLLLISAVIIIVLCIYIFRYRHYFDVMSIGRDHAVNLGVPYEKIVKRMFLVIAVLVAVSTALVGPITFLGLLTANLAREFLQTFRHTYLLIAASLLSVIALLGGQLVVERIFSFSTPISVIINFVGGIYFIYLLVKESKKI; via the coding sequence ATGCTTAAACGAAAAATCATCTTACTGATTATTGTCGCCTTGTCATTGGCTGGCTTGTACCTTTTCATCCATATGAACTTCCAAGCAATGGAGTATCTGCTGCGCACACGGCTGGAAAAAATCCTGGCTATGATCTTATGTGCTGTTTCGATTGGTGTTTCAACTGTCGTGTTCCAGACCATTACGCATAATAGAATCCTGACGCCAAGCATCATGGGACTGGATAGTGTTTATATGTTCATTCAAACCATCGTGGTCTTCCTATTCGGTTCTGGGACATTTGTGATCCTGCAGAGTGATGCGTATTTCTTCCTTACTATCCTGTTGATGGTCGGTTTCGCTTTTGGGCTTTATCAGCTGCTATTCCGCAAGGGACAAAGTAATCTGTTTCTGCTGCTGCTTGTCGGGTTGGTACTGGGGACATTTTTCAGCAGCTTGGCCTCTTTCATGCAGATGATTATCGATCCGAATGAGTTTCTTCTGATTCAGGACAGCATGTTCGCAAGCTTCACGGATGTAAACACGGATCTACTGCTCATTTCAGCAGTAATCATTATAGTGCTTTGTATATACATCTTCCGTTATCGTCACTACTTTGATGTCATGTCCATCGGTCGCGACCATGCAGTGAATCTAGGTGTGCCGTATGAGAAAATCGTCAAACGGATGTTCTTGGTCATTGCAGTACTTGTTGCCGTGTCGACTGCATTAGTTGGACCTATCACTTTCCTAGGATTGCTGACTGCCAATCTGGCACGGGAATTCCTCCAGACGTTCCGGCATACGTACCTGCTGATTGCAGCGAGTCTGCTCAGCGTGATTGCATTGCTCGGCGGACAATTAGTTGTCGAAAGGATCTTCTCTTTCTCAACACCAATCAGTGTCATCATCAATTTCGTCGGTGGTATTTACTTCATTTATTTATTAGTAAAGGAGAGTAAGAAGATATGA
- a CDS encoding BrxA/BrxB family bacilliredoxin, with translation MNAYEEYMRGIVQPMRDELTQAGFQELTDAEQVENYVEQTKGSTLVVVNSVCGCAAGLARPAVRESLQNAKKPDHLVTVFAGQDKEATEKMREYFTDQPPSSPSVALMQDGKLVHFIPREQIEGYDVEEIVENLTTAYNNHL, from the coding sequence ATGAACGCATACGAAGAATATATGCGCGGCATCGTCCAGCCAATGCGGGATGAGCTGACACAAGCAGGATTCCAGGAACTGACTGACGCTGAGCAGGTTGAAAACTATGTAGAACAGACAAAAGGCAGTACGCTGGTAGTTGTCAATTCTGTTTGCGGCTGTGCTGCTGGTCTTGCACGACCAGCAGTTCGGGAATCCTTACAAAACGCTAAAAAACCAGATCATCTTGTAACAGTATTTGCAGGACAGGATAAAGAGGCTACAGAAAAGATGCGGGAATACTTCACAGATCAACCGCCATCCTCCCCTTCTGTCGCATTGATGCAGGACGGTAAACTGGTTCATTTCATCCCTCGTGAACAAATCGAAGGATATGACGTGGAAGAAATCGTGGAAAATCTTACAACCGCTTATAACAACCATTTGTAA
- a CDS encoding ATP-binding cassette domain-containing protein, with amino-acid sequence MIVAEKLSKYFGTKKVIQDVSIEVKRGAITSFIGPNGAGKSTLLSMVSRLLKQDDGIVYLDGKDVHKQKSKDLAKTIAILRQSNVVQMRLTVRELVSFGRFPYSSGRLTAEDEQKVSEAIAYVDLEEMEDKYLNELSGGQKQRAFIAMVLAQDTDYILLDEPLNNLDMKHAVQMMKLLRKLVEDFGKTILLVIHDINFASVYSDRIVAMKDGQIVAEGPTEDIIQSDVLKSIYDLDIDVHNISCNRICVYF; translated from the coding sequence ATGATCGTTGCAGAAAAGCTTTCCAAGTATTTCGGAACCAAGAAAGTCATTCAGGATGTTTCCATAGAGGTGAAACGCGGTGCGATCACTAGCTTCATCGGGCCAAACGGTGCAGGGAAGAGTACCTTGCTTTCCATGGTGAGCCGCTTGTTAAAACAGGATGATGGTATTGTCTATCTTGACGGAAAAGACGTTCATAAACAAAAGAGTAAGGATTTGGCGAAGACAATCGCCATTCTGCGTCAGTCCAATGTCGTCCAGATGAGACTGACTGTCCGTGAGTTAGTAAGCTTTGGCCGTTTTCCTTACTCCAGCGGGCGTCTTACTGCCGAAGACGAACAAAAGGTTAGTGAAGCTATTGCATACGTGGACTTGGAGGAAATGGAAGATAAATATTTGAACGAGCTCAGCGGCGGTCAGAAGCAGCGGGCATTCATTGCTATGGTACTGGCGCAGGATACAGATTATATCCTGCTTGATGAACCGCTTAATAACCTCGATATGAAACATGCTGTTCAGATGATGAAGCTGCTGCGGAAGCTGGTGGAGGACTTTGGCAAGACAATTCTTCTGGTTATTCATGATATCAATTTTGCTTCTGTTTATTCCGATCGTATCGTGGCAATGAAGGATGGCCAGATTGTAGCAGAAGGACCTACTGAAGATATTATCCAATCTGACGTTCTCAAATCCATCTATGATTTGGATATCGACGTCCATAATATCAGCTGTAATCGTATATGTGTCTATTTCTAA
- a CDS encoding conserved virulence factor C family protein produces the protein MKIVTIEPTPSPYSMKIVVDDMLPMGSSYDYKREAQSSADPDYIQALFKIEGVKGIYRVADFLALERSPKTAWETILPAVREAFGEKSQDTTAEAGIQEPHYGQVDVQIQTIYGVPMQIKLLFDEQEKRIGLPALFTEAAMEAAGDDNIVFARKWEEQYPRYGNPDQVGQDIYEELLASYSSERLQELVARARNPQAPPVKREQPAMDVWDEDDWRVRYRALDALEPEKEHLSFLDKALQDPKASIRRLATAYLGMIEDKAVLPLLYRALQDKVVTVRRTAGDCLSDLGFKEATPAMEATLADPSRIVRWRAAMFLYELGDSESLPMLEKAARQETEFEVKLQLNMAIERIAGGEAAKGSVWKQMTEAAKQKEE, from the coding sequence ATGAAAATCGTGACAATCGAGCCTACCCCGAGTCCATATTCGATGAAAATCGTGGTGGATGACATGCTGCCAATGGGCAGCAGTTACGATTATAAACGAGAAGCTCAATCGTCTGCTGATCCAGACTACATCCAAGCTTTATTCAAAATAGAAGGTGTCAAAGGGATCTATCGTGTAGCAGACTTCCTAGCCCTGGAACGGAGTCCGAAAACAGCTTGGGAGACGATACTTCCTGCTGTACGGGAAGCATTCGGAGAAAAAAGCCAGGATACGACTGCAGAAGCTGGCATCCAAGAGCCGCATTACGGACAAGTAGATGTTCAGATTCAGACGATTTATGGTGTACCGATGCAAATCAAGCTTCTTTTTGATGAACAAGAGAAGCGGATCGGACTTCCTGCTCTGTTTACGGAAGCAGCAATGGAAGCAGCCGGGGACGACAATATTGTGTTTGCCCGTAAATGGGAAGAACAGTACCCCCGATACGGTAATCCAGATCAGGTAGGACAGGATATATATGAAGAATTGCTCGCAAGCTATAGTTCAGAAAGGCTGCAAGAACTCGTAGCACGTGCCAGGAATCCCCAAGCTCCGCCGGTAAAGCGAGAGCAGCCTGCAATGGATGTGTGGGATGAAGATGATTGGCGTGTACGTTATCGTGCCCTGGATGCGTTGGAGCCTGAAAAAGAGCATCTTTCTTTCCTGGATAAAGCTCTGCAAGACCCGAAAGCCTCCATTCGCCGGCTGGCAACTGCTTATCTCGGTATGATAGAAGATAAGGCTGTCTTGCCGTTGTTATACCGCGCTTTGCAGGATAAGGTAGTAACAGTCAGACGCACAGCTGGTGACTGCCTATCCGATCTTGGGTTTAAAGAAGCAACACCGGCGATGGAAGCAACACTTGCTGATCCGAGTCGGATAGTCAGGTGGCGGGCTGCAATGTTTCTATATGAACTTGGGGATAGCGAAAGCCTGCCGATGCTTGAAAAAGCAGCAAGACAGGAAACTGAATTCGAAGTGAAGCTGCAGCTAAACATGGCAATCGAGAGGATTGCCGGAGGCGAAGCAGCAAAAGGCTCCGTCTGGAAACAAATGACGGAAGCAGCCAAACAAAAGGAGGAATAA
- a CDS encoding YqcI/YcgG family protein — protein sequence MLPLLKKEDISTSNQQLPNWALDAYKPFAETVTKRDFPCYFGIAAQKKGDLRYGFVPHDNWDDALKIINEFTKLMHTQEKAVRRGLFLFFEPEETEQDLEYYRDYFWRFLQRLHEVDDIPWPAERPRDPDHFLFDYHIGGEAYFLFGNAPAYKQRITRDLGPSLVIGLQPRSIFDGLEGDKPAGTKSRGSVRDRVEKWDKLPKHPDIGHFGDHSHHEWKQYFIGDDAEPIQGGCPFHHRELKYT from the coding sequence ATGCTTCCGCTTTTAAAGAAAGAAGACATCAGCACCTCAAACCAACAGCTTCCTAATTGGGCTCTTGATGCCTATAAGCCTTTTGCTGAAACAGTCACTAAACGAGATTTCCCCTGCTACTTCGGAATTGCAGCTCAAAAGAAAGGTGACTTGCGATATGGCTTCGTACCACACGACAACTGGGATGACGCGCTCAAGATTATCAATGAATTCACAAAACTGATGCATACGCAGGAAAAAGCTGTGCGTCGGGGTTTGTTCCTTTTCTTTGAGCCTGAAGAAACGGAACAAGATCTCGAATATTACCGCGATTACTTCTGGCGCTTCCTTCAGCGGCTGCATGAAGTGGACGACATACCGTGGCCAGCAGAACGCCCGCGGGATCCGGATCATTTCCTCTTCGACTATCATATTGGCGGTGAGGCTTACTTCCTTTTTGGTAATGCGCCAGCATATAAGCAGCGTATCACACGTGACCTGGGTCCTTCCCTTGTCATTGGACTGCAGCCACGCAGTATCTTCGACGGGCTGGAAGGAGACAAGCCCGCGGGGACAAAATCACGGGGTTCCGTCCGGGATCGGGTAGAAAAATGGGACAAGCTGCCGAAACATCCAGATATCGGTCATTTCGGTGATCATAGTCATCACGAATGGAAGCAATATTTCATTGGAGATGATGCGGAGCCAATACAAGGAGGTTGTCCTTTCCATCATAGGGAATTGAAGTATACATAA
- a CDS encoding YfhD family protein has protein sequence MNDKDKSLEEYYMRYTDLDGDGRDISFSQEEADIDDLEAQARSDKADARVAKRHK, from the coding sequence GTGAACGACAAGGATAAATCATTGGAAGAATATTATATGCGTTATACCGATCTGGATGGAGATGGGAGAGATATCTCCTTTTCACAGGAGGAAGCGGATATTGATGATTTGGAAGCACAGGCACGTTCCGATAAAGCAGATGCGCGTGTCGCGAAAAGGCATAAATAA
- a CDS encoding spore coat protein: MENQMQTAQMNQPTTLHGKQNHGGHEIFDTHEILTGMISVIDQYKIFDQFIQDPELKTVAQRQGDFLTQTYNTMVETFKTGQDPTVPTTSYSMQQGNDVVYGIKPSQPKKPITSVNELTDECVSTYMLTQTKSLATMSTRGACEITNPVLRRIVADSVPNLIEMSYEIFLYQNKHHYYQVAQLQPSDMAAMMQSYDSAPMNQTH; the protein is encoded by the coding sequence TTGGAAAATCAGATGCAGACTGCACAGATGAATCAGCCGACAACTTTGCATGGCAAGCAAAACCATGGTGGTCATGAAATTTTTGATACACATGAAATCCTTACGGGGATGATCAGTGTGATTGATCAATATAAAATTTTTGACCAGTTCATTCAAGATCCAGAACTAAAGACGGTTGCTCAGCGCCAAGGTGATTTCCTTACTCAAACGTATAACACGATGGTGGAAACATTTAAGACTGGCCAGGATCCAACAGTTCCAACCACATCTTACAGCATGCAGCAAGGAAATGATGTTGTATATGGAATAAAGCCTTCCCAGCCTAAAAAGCCGATTACTTCCGTTAATGAGCTAACGGACGAATGTGTTTCCACTTATATGCTCACGCAGACAAAGAGTCTAGCTACCATGAGCACACGCGGGGCTTGTGAAATCACTAACCCTGTCTTAAGAAGGATTGTTGCTGATTCGGTACCGAATTTGATCGAAATGAGCTACGAAATCTTCTTGTATCAAAACAAACACCATTATTATCAGGTGGCACAATTACAGCCAAGTGATATGGCTGCCATGATGCAAAGTTACGATTCAGCTCCAATGAATCAAACGCATTAA